In a single window of the Raphanus sativus cultivar WK10039 chromosome 9, ASM80110v3, whole genome shotgun sequence genome:
- the LOC108824801 gene encoding leucine-rich repeat receptor protein kinase HPCA1-like isoform X2: MSSRIGAFMLLILLCLPFLSVSAITNGFDFSALQALKADWTKYPESWKGADPCGTNWVGITCTNDRVVSISLGNLDVEGKLSSDIATLSELEILDMSYNTGLTGPLPSNIGGLKKLKNLILVGCSFTGQIPESIGDLEQLVYLSLNLNQLSGTIPASIGRLSNLYWFDIADNQIEGTLPVSNGTSSPGLDMLLGTKHFHFGKNKLSGVIPKTLFSSKMTLIHVLFDGNNLTGEIPDTLSLVNTLTVLRLDRNKLTGNIPTTLNNLTNLQELYLANNEFTGSLPNLTSLTSLYTLDVSNNTLEPSPIPSWISSLPSLATLRMEGIKLYNPIPNSFFSPPQLQTVILKRNEINSTLDFGTSYSNQLEFVDLQYNQIDVYRQPSSNTRIQVILAGNPVCLELGNSASYCSEIPYNTSYSTIPTTCPPCDQGREANPSCRCAYPFTGTFYFRAPSFSGLFNTTNFDILQKNITGFFNKFSYPVDSVAVRNIRENAADHQLLIDLLVFPLGRGRFNETEMSLVNFAFSNQTYKPPPIFGPYIFIADPYTKFYDGGSSKSLNMGIIIGAAVGGVILLLLLTLAGVYALRQRKRADRATDQNNPFAKWSTSKSSIDAPQLMGAKSFTFEEMKKCTDNFSEANDVGGGGYGKVYRGILPSGQLIAIKRAQQGSLQGGLEFKTEIELLSRVHHKNVVRLLGFCFDRSEQMLVYEYIPNGSLRDSLSGKSGIRLDWLRRLRIALGSGKGLAYLHELADPPIIHRDIKSNNILLDENLTAKVADFGLSKLVGDPEKTHVTTQVKGTMGYLDPEYYMTNQLTEKSDVYGFGVVMLELLTGKSPIEKGKYVVREVKMKMNKSRSLYDLQELLDTTIIASSSNLKGFEKYIDLALRCVEEEGVNRPSMGDVVKEIENIMQLAGLNPNVDSASTSSTYEEATKGSGDPYGKDSFQYSGNFPSSKLEPQ, encoded by the exons ATGAGTTCAAGAATTGGAGCCTTTATGCTCCTGATCTTGCTTTGCCTCCCATTTCTTTCTGTTTCGGCTATCACAAATGGTTTTGACT TTTCTGCTTTACAAGCCCTGAAGGCTGACTGGACAAAGTATCCTGAAAGTTGGAAAGGTGCTGATCCTTGTGGAACAAATTGGGTTGGAATTACATGTACCAATGACCGCGTTGTTTCAAT ATCACTAGGTAACCTTGACGTAGAAGGAAAGCTTTCCAGTGATATTGCAACCTTGTCTGAATTAGAGATCTT GGATATGTCGTACAACACTGGATTGACTGGACCACTTCCATCAAATATCGGTGGACTTAAGAAGTTGAAGAACTT GATCCTCGTGGGATGTAGTTTCACTGGTCAAATCCCTGAGTCCATTGGAGATCTTGAACAACTTGTATATCT ATCCCTGAATTTAAATCAATTAAGTGGAACAATTCCAGCTTCCATTGGACGGTTATCAAACCTATATTGGTTTGATATAGCTGACAATCAGATTGAAGGAACGCTTCCAGTTTCTAATGGGACTTCTTCACCTGGACTTGATATGCTTCTTGGAACTAagcattt TCATTTTGGAAAAAACAAGCTTTCGGGTGTTATCCCAAAAACACTTTTCAGCTCAAAAATGACTTTGATACATGT ACTATTCGATGGGAACAACCTCACAGGGGAAATCCCGGACACCCTTAGCCTCGTTAACACGTTGACAGTGTT ACGCCTTGATAGGAATAAACTTACTGGCAATATTCCTACAACTCTTAATAATCTCACAAATCTTCAAGAACT GTACTTGGCCAACAACGAATTTACAGGTAGCCTTCCAAATTTAACCAGCTTGACCAGTCTCTACACATT AGATGTAAGCAATAACACTTTGGAACCCTCACCTATACCATCATGGATCTCTTCATTGCCCTCCTTGGCAACATT AAGGATGGAAGGGATCAAACTTTATAATCCAATACCAAACTCATTTTTCAGCCCTCCTCAGTTGCAGACAGT tatTCTAAAGAGGAATGAGATAAATTCAACGTTGGACTTTGGTACCAGCTATAGCAACCAGTTGGAGTTTGTTGATTTACAATACAATCAGATAGATGTTTATAGACAACCATCTTCTAACACACGCATCCAAGTAAT ATTGGCAGGTAACCCAGTGTGTCTGGAGCTGGGCAACAGTGCAAGTTACTGCTCAGAAATCCCATACAATACCTCTTATTCTACGATTCCGACAACCTGTCCTCCGTGTGATCAGGGCAGGGAAGCGAATCCTTCTTGCCGCTGTGCGTATCCATTCACAGGAACATTCTATTTCAGGGCTCCTTCCTTCTCAGGGTTATTCAACACCACCAACTTTGATATTCTTCAGAAGAATATAACTGGTTTCTTCAATAAGTTCAGTTATCCAGTGGATTCCGTAGCTGTCAGAAACATAAGAGAGAACGCAGCCGATCATCAGCTTCTAATCGATCTTTTAGTCTTTCCATTGGGCAGAGGGAGATTTAATGAGACGGAAATGTCACTTGTTAATTTTGCCTTTAGCAACCAGACTTATAAGCCTCCTCCTATATTTGGCCCTTACATTTTCATAGCCGATCCCTACACTAAGTTCTATG aTGGAGGAAGTTCTAAGTCATTAAACATGGGCATCATAATCGGAGCAGCAGTTGGTGGGGTGATTCTTCTGTTGTTGTTAACTTTAGCTGGGGTTTACGCTCTCCGCCAGAGGAAGAGAGCAGACAGAGCAACTGATCAAAATAATCCTTTCG CCAAGTGGAGTACGAGCAAGAGCAGTATTGATGCTCCACAGCTAATGGGAGCAAAATCTTTTACTTTTGAAGAGATGAAGAAGTGTACAGACAACTTTTCAGAGGCAAATGATGTTGGGGGTGGAGGTTATGGCAAG GTTTACAGAGGGATTCTTCCCTCGGGGCAACTCATTGCAATCAAAAGAGCTCAACAAGGATCTTTGCAAGGAGGTTTGGAATTCAAAACTGAGATCGAACTACTTTCAAGGGTCCATCATAAAAACGTTGTTAGACTTTTGGGCTTTTGCTTTGATCGAAGTGAACAAATGCTTGTATACGAGTACATTCCAAATGGCTCTCTTAGAGACAGTCTCTCAG ggAAGAGTGGGATAAGACTTGATTGGTTAAGAAGGCTCAGAATAGCACTGGGTTCAGGGAAAGGCCTGGCTTATCTTCATGAGCTTGCTGATCCTCCAATTATACACAGAGACATCAAATCAAACAATATATTACTTGATGAAAATCTAACTGCAAAGGTTGCCGATTTTGGCCTCTCCAAACTTGTGGGAGACCCTGAGAAAACTCATGTGACAACACAAGTGAAAGGAACTATG GGCTACTTGGATCCTGAGTACTACATGACAAATCAGTTGACGGAGAAGAGTGATGTGTATGGGTTTGGTGTGGTGATGCTTGAGCTATTAACCGGTAAAAGTCCAATAGAGAAAGGTAAATACGTGGTGAGAGAggtgaagatgaagatgaataAGTCGAGGAGTTTGTATGACCTGCAAGAACTGTTGGACACGACAATCATCGCAAGCAGCAGCAACCTTAAAGGGTTTGAGAAGTACATAGATTTGGCTCTGAGATGCGTGGAGGAGGAAGGAGTGAATAGACCATCAATGGGTGATGTTGTGAAAGAGATTGAGAACATAATGCAACTTGCTGGTTTAAACCCGAACGTGGATTCAGCATCGACTTCAAGTACGTACGAGGAAGCAACCAAAGGATCCGGTGATCCGTATGGCAAGGACTCTTTCCAGTACAGTGGGAATTTCCCATCTTCAAAGCTCGAACCCCAATGA
- the LOC108824801 gene encoding leucine-rich repeat receptor protein kinase HPCA1-like isoform X1, which produces MSSRIGAFMLLILLCLPFLSVSAITNGFDFSALQALKADWTKYPESWKGADPCGTNWVGITCTNDRVVSISLGNLDVEGKLSSDIATLSELEILDMSYNTGLTGPLPSNIGGLKKLKNLILVGCSFTGQIPESIGDLEQLVYLSLNLNQLSGTIPASIGRLSNLYWFDIADNQIEGTLPVSNGTSSPGLDMLLGTKHFHFGKNKLSGVIPKTLFSSKMTLIHVLFDGNNLTGEIPDTLSLVNTLTVLRLDRNKLTGNIPTTLNNLTNLQELYLANNEFTGSLPNLTSLTSLYTLDVSNNTLEPSPIPSWISSLPSLATLRMEGIKLYNPIPNSFFSPPQLQTVILKRNEINSTLDFGTSYSNQLEFVDLQYNQIDVYRQPSSNTRIQVILAGNPVCLELGNSASYCSEIPYNTSYSTIPTTCPPCDQGREANPSCRCAYPFTGTFYFRAPSFSGLFNTTNFDILQKNITGFFNKFSYPVDSVAVRNIRENAADHQLLIDLLVFPLGRGRFNETEMSLVNFAFSNQTYKPPPIFGPYIFIADPYTKFYDGGSSKSLNMGIIIGAAVGGVILLLLLTLAGVYALRQRKRADRATDQNNPFGKRKKGLVQKIYPLRLKLLTASLLYVSAKWSTSKSSIDAPQLMGAKSFTFEEMKKCTDNFSEANDVGGGGYGKVYRGILPSGQLIAIKRAQQGSLQGGLEFKTEIELLSRVHHKNVVRLLGFCFDRSEQMLVYEYIPNGSLRDSLSGKSGIRLDWLRRLRIALGSGKGLAYLHELADPPIIHRDIKSNNILLDENLTAKVADFGLSKLVGDPEKTHVTTQVKGTMGYLDPEYYMTNQLTEKSDVYGFGVVMLELLTGKSPIEKGKYVVREVKMKMNKSRSLYDLQELLDTTIIASSSNLKGFEKYIDLALRCVEEEGVNRPSMGDVVKEIENIMQLAGLNPNVDSASTSSTYEEATKGSGDPYGKDSFQYSGNFPSSKLEPQ; this is translated from the exons ATGAGTTCAAGAATTGGAGCCTTTATGCTCCTGATCTTGCTTTGCCTCCCATTTCTTTCTGTTTCGGCTATCACAAATGGTTTTGACT TTTCTGCTTTACAAGCCCTGAAGGCTGACTGGACAAAGTATCCTGAAAGTTGGAAAGGTGCTGATCCTTGTGGAACAAATTGGGTTGGAATTACATGTACCAATGACCGCGTTGTTTCAAT ATCACTAGGTAACCTTGACGTAGAAGGAAAGCTTTCCAGTGATATTGCAACCTTGTCTGAATTAGAGATCTT GGATATGTCGTACAACACTGGATTGACTGGACCACTTCCATCAAATATCGGTGGACTTAAGAAGTTGAAGAACTT GATCCTCGTGGGATGTAGTTTCACTGGTCAAATCCCTGAGTCCATTGGAGATCTTGAACAACTTGTATATCT ATCCCTGAATTTAAATCAATTAAGTGGAACAATTCCAGCTTCCATTGGACGGTTATCAAACCTATATTGGTTTGATATAGCTGACAATCAGATTGAAGGAACGCTTCCAGTTTCTAATGGGACTTCTTCACCTGGACTTGATATGCTTCTTGGAACTAagcattt TCATTTTGGAAAAAACAAGCTTTCGGGTGTTATCCCAAAAACACTTTTCAGCTCAAAAATGACTTTGATACATGT ACTATTCGATGGGAACAACCTCACAGGGGAAATCCCGGACACCCTTAGCCTCGTTAACACGTTGACAGTGTT ACGCCTTGATAGGAATAAACTTACTGGCAATATTCCTACAACTCTTAATAATCTCACAAATCTTCAAGAACT GTACTTGGCCAACAACGAATTTACAGGTAGCCTTCCAAATTTAACCAGCTTGACCAGTCTCTACACATT AGATGTAAGCAATAACACTTTGGAACCCTCACCTATACCATCATGGATCTCTTCATTGCCCTCCTTGGCAACATT AAGGATGGAAGGGATCAAACTTTATAATCCAATACCAAACTCATTTTTCAGCCCTCCTCAGTTGCAGACAGT tatTCTAAAGAGGAATGAGATAAATTCAACGTTGGACTTTGGTACCAGCTATAGCAACCAGTTGGAGTTTGTTGATTTACAATACAATCAGATAGATGTTTATAGACAACCATCTTCTAACACACGCATCCAAGTAAT ATTGGCAGGTAACCCAGTGTGTCTGGAGCTGGGCAACAGTGCAAGTTACTGCTCAGAAATCCCATACAATACCTCTTATTCTACGATTCCGACAACCTGTCCTCCGTGTGATCAGGGCAGGGAAGCGAATCCTTCTTGCCGCTGTGCGTATCCATTCACAGGAACATTCTATTTCAGGGCTCCTTCCTTCTCAGGGTTATTCAACACCACCAACTTTGATATTCTTCAGAAGAATATAACTGGTTTCTTCAATAAGTTCAGTTATCCAGTGGATTCCGTAGCTGTCAGAAACATAAGAGAGAACGCAGCCGATCATCAGCTTCTAATCGATCTTTTAGTCTTTCCATTGGGCAGAGGGAGATTTAATGAGACGGAAATGTCACTTGTTAATTTTGCCTTTAGCAACCAGACTTATAAGCCTCCTCCTATATTTGGCCCTTACATTTTCATAGCCGATCCCTACACTAAGTTCTATG aTGGAGGAAGTTCTAAGTCATTAAACATGGGCATCATAATCGGAGCAGCAGTTGGTGGGGTGATTCTTCTGTTGTTGTTAACTTTAGCTGGGGTTTACGCTCTCCGCCAGAGGAAGAGAGCAGACAGAGCAACTGATCAAAATAATCCTTTCGGTAAGAGGAAAAAAGGTTTAGTACAAAAGATTTATCCCTTGAGACTGAAACTGCTGACTGCTTCTCTTTTGTATGTTTCAGCCAAGTGGAGTACGAGCAAGAGCAGTATTGATGCTCCACAGCTAATGGGAGCAAAATCTTTTACTTTTGAAGAGATGAAGAAGTGTACAGACAACTTTTCAGAGGCAAATGATGTTGGGGGTGGAGGTTATGGCAAG GTTTACAGAGGGATTCTTCCCTCGGGGCAACTCATTGCAATCAAAAGAGCTCAACAAGGATCTTTGCAAGGAGGTTTGGAATTCAAAACTGAGATCGAACTACTTTCAAGGGTCCATCATAAAAACGTTGTTAGACTTTTGGGCTTTTGCTTTGATCGAAGTGAACAAATGCTTGTATACGAGTACATTCCAAATGGCTCTCTTAGAGACAGTCTCTCAG ggAAGAGTGGGATAAGACTTGATTGGTTAAGAAGGCTCAGAATAGCACTGGGTTCAGGGAAAGGCCTGGCTTATCTTCATGAGCTTGCTGATCCTCCAATTATACACAGAGACATCAAATCAAACAATATATTACTTGATGAAAATCTAACTGCAAAGGTTGCCGATTTTGGCCTCTCCAAACTTGTGGGAGACCCTGAGAAAACTCATGTGACAACACAAGTGAAAGGAACTATG GGCTACTTGGATCCTGAGTACTACATGACAAATCAGTTGACGGAGAAGAGTGATGTGTATGGGTTTGGTGTGGTGATGCTTGAGCTATTAACCGGTAAAAGTCCAATAGAGAAAGGTAAATACGTGGTGAGAGAggtgaagatgaagatgaataAGTCGAGGAGTTTGTATGACCTGCAAGAACTGTTGGACACGACAATCATCGCAAGCAGCAGCAACCTTAAAGGGTTTGAGAAGTACATAGATTTGGCTCTGAGATGCGTGGAGGAGGAAGGAGTGAATAGACCATCAATGGGTGATGTTGTGAAAGAGATTGAGAACATAATGCAACTTGCTGGTTTAAACCCGAACGTGGATTCAGCATCGACTTCAAGTACGTACGAGGAAGCAACCAAAGGATCCGGTGATCCGTATGGCAAGGACTCTTTCCAGTACAGTGGGAATTTCCCATCTTCAAAGCTCGAACCCCAATGA
- the LOC108824801 gene encoding leucine-rich repeat receptor protein kinase HPCA1-like isoform X3 has product MLLGTKHFHFGKNKLSGVIPKTLFSSKMTLIHVLFDGNNLTGEIPDTLSLVNTLTVLRLDRNKLTGNIPTTLNNLTNLQELYLANNEFTGSLPNLTSLTSLYTLDVSNNTLEPSPIPSWISSLPSLATLRMEGIKLYNPIPNSFFSPPQLQTVILKRNEINSTLDFGTSYSNQLEFVDLQYNQIDVYRQPSSNTRIQVILAGNPVCLELGNSASYCSEIPYNTSYSTIPTTCPPCDQGREANPSCRCAYPFTGTFYFRAPSFSGLFNTTNFDILQKNITGFFNKFSYPVDSVAVRNIRENAADHQLLIDLLVFPLGRGRFNETEMSLVNFAFSNQTYKPPPIFGPYIFIADPYTKFYDGGSSKSLNMGIIIGAAVGGVILLLLLTLAGVYALRQRKRADRATDQNNPFAKWSTSKSSIDAPQLMGAKSFTFEEMKKCTDNFSEANDVGGGGYGKVYRGILPSGQLIAIKRAQQGSLQGGLEFKTEIELLSRVHHKNVVRLLGFCFDRSEQMLVYEYIPNGSLRDSLSGKSGIRLDWLRRLRIALGSGKGLAYLHELADPPIIHRDIKSNNILLDENLTAKVADFGLSKLVGDPEKTHVTTQVKGTMGYLDPEYYMTNQLTEKSDVYGFGVVMLELLTGKSPIEKGKYVVREVKMKMNKSRSLYDLQELLDTTIIASSSNLKGFEKYIDLALRCVEEEGVNRPSMGDVVKEIENIMQLAGLNPNVDSASTSSTYEEATKGSGDPYGKDSFQYSGNFPSSKLEPQ; this is encoded by the exons ATGCTTCTTGGAACTAagcattt TCATTTTGGAAAAAACAAGCTTTCGGGTGTTATCCCAAAAACACTTTTCAGCTCAAAAATGACTTTGATACATGT ACTATTCGATGGGAACAACCTCACAGGGGAAATCCCGGACACCCTTAGCCTCGTTAACACGTTGACAGTGTT ACGCCTTGATAGGAATAAACTTACTGGCAATATTCCTACAACTCTTAATAATCTCACAAATCTTCAAGAACT GTACTTGGCCAACAACGAATTTACAGGTAGCCTTCCAAATTTAACCAGCTTGACCAGTCTCTACACATT AGATGTAAGCAATAACACTTTGGAACCCTCACCTATACCATCATGGATCTCTTCATTGCCCTCCTTGGCAACATT AAGGATGGAAGGGATCAAACTTTATAATCCAATACCAAACTCATTTTTCAGCCCTCCTCAGTTGCAGACAGT tatTCTAAAGAGGAATGAGATAAATTCAACGTTGGACTTTGGTACCAGCTATAGCAACCAGTTGGAGTTTGTTGATTTACAATACAATCAGATAGATGTTTATAGACAACCATCTTCTAACACACGCATCCAAGTAAT ATTGGCAGGTAACCCAGTGTGTCTGGAGCTGGGCAACAGTGCAAGTTACTGCTCAGAAATCCCATACAATACCTCTTATTCTACGATTCCGACAACCTGTCCTCCGTGTGATCAGGGCAGGGAAGCGAATCCTTCTTGCCGCTGTGCGTATCCATTCACAGGAACATTCTATTTCAGGGCTCCTTCCTTCTCAGGGTTATTCAACACCACCAACTTTGATATTCTTCAGAAGAATATAACTGGTTTCTTCAATAAGTTCAGTTATCCAGTGGATTCCGTAGCTGTCAGAAACATAAGAGAGAACGCAGCCGATCATCAGCTTCTAATCGATCTTTTAGTCTTTCCATTGGGCAGAGGGAGATTTAATGAGACGGAAATGTCACTTGTTAATTTTGCCTTTAGCAACCAGACTTATAAGCCTCCTCCTATATTTGGCCCTTACATTTTCATAGCCGATCCCTACACTAAGTTCTATG aTGGAGGAAGTTCTAAGTCATTAAACATGGGCATCATAATCGGAGCAGCAGTTGGTGGGGTGATTCTTCTGTTGTTGTTAACTTTAGCTGGGGTTTACGCTCTCCGCCAGAGGAAGAGAGCAGACAGAGCAACTGATCAAAATAATCCTTTCG CCAAGTGGAGTACGAGCAAGAGCAGTATTGATGCTCCACAGCTAATGGGAGCAAAATCTTTTACTTTTGAAGAGATGAAGAAGTGTACAGACAACTTTTCAGAGGCAAATGATGTTGGGGGTGGAGGTTATGGCAAG GTTTACAGAGGGATTCTTCCCTCGGGGCAACTCATTGCAATCAAAAGAGCTCAACAAGGATCTTTGCAAGGAGGTTTGGAATTCAAAACTGAGATCGAACTACTTTCAAGGGTCCATCATAAAAACGTTGTTAGACTTTTGGGCTTTTGCTTTGATCGAAGTGAACAAATGCTTGTATACGAGTACATTCCAAATGGCTCTCTTAGAGACAGTCTCTCAG ggAAGAGTGGGATAAGACTTGATTGGTTAAGAAGGCTCAGAATAGCACTGGGTTCAGGGAAAGGCCTGGCTTATCTTCATGAGCTTGCTGATCCTCCAATTATACACAGAGACATCAAATCAAACAATATATTACTTGATGAAAATCTAACTGCAAAGGTTGCCGATTTTGGCCTCTCCAAACTTGTGGGAGACCCTGAGAAAACTCATGTGACAACACAAGTGAAAGGAACTATG GGCTACTTGGATCCTGAGTACTACATGACAAATCAGTTGACGGAGAAGAGTGATGTGTATGGGTTTGGTGTGGTGATGCTTGAGCTATTAACCGGTAAAAGTCCAATAGAGAAAGGTAAATACGTGGTGAGAGAggtgaagatgaagatgaataAGTCGAGGAGTTTGTATGACCTGCAAGAACTGTTGGACACGACAATCATCGCAAGCAGCAGCAACCTTAAAGGGTTTGAGAAGTACATAGATTTGGCTCTGAGATGCGTGGAGGAGGAAGGAGTGAATAGACCATCAATGGGTGATGTTGTGAAAGAGATTGAGAACATAATGCAACTTGCTGGTTTAAACCCGAACGTGGATTCAGCATCGACTTCAAGTACGTACGAGGAAGCAACCAAAGGATCCGGTGATCCGTATGGCAAGGACTCTTTCCAGTACAGTGGGAATTTCCCATCTTCAAAGCTCGAACCCCAATGA
- the LOC108808041 gene encoding meiosis-specific protein ASY2-like: MDPLREGSGETGISASGKRLMKVKQEIGEKMKRDKKEVKDSIAGRVSKRVKKKEVSGGSTTLSPHSPSLLKIQEVTNLMVQAHGQKELAKVCSPDETPETAPEGWFCIHEKYISKSHLRFPLPDLLLDLLDHYQLALSQLCPSVIRVINGFITRAKEEGVVVGLTELMSLYTIKESSSKDGGSGTYYLPCRPRLGLFKSSGSDDDWRKKYFYVKIDPSTVPLGRTLSVVWSDISDIEDPPKLTDKLSRALFRKLYQSPNTWASFTVSRIGSARFPDRYNARFLDPIPAEDLEVSEGPFVVDLSTGASTSETEKTQAPKMRPSFRSRNKPAAAASASRGSDKTQGGAFLSSLKEVLDDGTSVPAKDVNPVEPRAQDVVPRPEVPTVEANPQAARDPLEVEPPRNKRSRTDLGDRPTRSSSSSSRGGAVGWNFSHSKPGSILDDPWGLATIMRHMKTVGCSMPSINGLSNKEEYIEIAHHMGQLAGAINRAQLRFEETVHDAPSARDLAQATELFKTTKMELDLARARVSELEAEVGRLGLKADTQQGKIESQAIDIRVKNRKINELDAARRIAEHQVQELIASSRVSQQNKEAEVKLAVRKGEVCQEKEETDALIYAQELQANTELLKELLSKEIESAEDEYHRLMVLVLDAGAAYEKAQVSDFSVSKLPIPQFSESSGTFEINMFNPTFSGEYGSNLGSVSPDLVPVEATPGGDDQDVEEEVPAQEDDPIEEDKDGEADPGSKEG, encoded by the exons ATGGATCCTCTGAGAGAAGGTTCCGGTGAGACCGGAATCTCTGCCTCCGGGAAGCGCTTAATGAAGGTTAAGCAGGAGATCggtgagaaaatgaaaagagacaAGAAGGAAGTCAAGGACTCAATCGCGGGGAGGGTCTCCAAGcgggtgaagaagaaggaagttTCTGGCGGGAGCACCACTCTGAGCCCTCACTCGCCTTCCTTACTAAAGATTCAAGAGGTTACTAACCTCATGGTTCAAGCTCATGGCCAAAAGGAGTTGGCCAAGGTTTGTTCCCCTGACGAAACTCCTGAAACCGCCCCGGAAGGTTGGTTTTGCATTCACGAGAAGTATATCTCTAAATCCCACCTCCGGTTTCCGCTTCCAGATCTTCTGTTAGATCTTCTTGATCATTATCAACTAGCCCTCTCTCAACTCTGtccctcggttatccgagtgataaatgGTTTCATTACCAGAGCTAAAGAGGAAGGAGTCGTCGTTGGTCTGACCGAACTGATGAGCCTTTACACGATCAAGGAGAGCTCTAGTAAGGATGGTGGCAGTGGCACCTACTATCTTCCTTGCCGTCCTAGGCTCGGACTTTTTAAATCCTCTGGTAGTGACGATGATTGGAggaaaaaatacttttatgtcaagattgatcccTCTACAGTCCCATTGGGTCGTACTCTCTCGGTTGTTTGGTCCGATATATCTG ATATCGAGGATCCTCCTAAGCTTACTGATAAGCTGTCTAGAGCTCTTTTTCGGAAATTGTATCAGAGTCCCAATACTTGGGCGTCTTTCACTGTTTCCCGTattggatcagctaggttcccgGATCGATACAACGCCAGGTTCCTTGACCCGATCCCTGCTGAAGATTTAGAAG TCTCTGAAGGTCCTTTCGTGGTAGATCTTTCGACTGGAGCTAGTACTTCCGAAACTGAAAAGACTCAAGCTCCCAAGATGAGGCCTTCTTTCCGTTCCAGGAACAAACCTGCTGCAGCTGCCAGTGCTTCGCGAGGTAGCGATAAGACCCAAGGAGGAGCCTTTCTCAGCTCACTGAAGGAGGTCCTTGATGACGGGACCTCTGTCCCTGCTAAGGATGTTAACCCAGTTGAGCCCAGAGCTCAAGATGTTGTTCCCCGTCCTGAGGTTCCGACGGTTGAAGCTAACCCTCAGGCTGCTAGAGATCCTCTCGAGGTCGAACCTCCGAGAAACAAGAGGTCTCGGACTGATTTGGGAGATAGGCCCACCAGgtcttcctcctcgtcttctCGGGGAGGGGCCGTGGGTTGGAACTTCTCCCATTCTAAGCCGGGATCGATATTGGATGATCCTTGGGGTTTGGCAACCatcatgaggcatatgaagacgGTGGGATGCTCCATGCCTTCAATCAATGGTCTGTCCAACAAGGAAGAGTACATTGAGATAGCTCACCACATGGGTCAA cTGGCCGGAGCCATTAACAGGGCTCAGCTGAGGTTTGAAGAGACCGTGCATGATGCTCCTAGCGCTAGAGACTTAGCTCAGGCCACTGAGTTGTTCAAGACTACCAAGATGGAGCTCGACCTGGCTCGTGCTCGAGTTTCTGAGCTTGAAGCTGAGGTCGGGAGGCTTGGTTTGAAGGCTGATACTCAACAAGGGAAGATCGAGAGTCAGGCCATCGATATTCgggtgaagaataggaagatcaATGAGTTAGATGCTGCTCGCAGGATAGCTGAGCACCAGGTCCAAGAGTTGATCGCTTCGTCTCGGGTTAGTCAACAGAACAAAGAGGCTGAAGTTAAGCTAGCTGTCAGGAAAG GAGAAGTTTGTCAAGAAAAGGAAGAGACTGATGCTCTGATTTACGCTCAGGAGCTTCAGGCAAACACCGAGCTTCTGAAAGAGTTATTATCTAAGGAGATTGAGTCTGCTGAGGATGAGTATCATCGTTTGATGGTTTTGGTCCTGGATGCTGGTGCtgcgtacgagaaggctcaagTTTCTGATTTCTCAGTCAGCAAGCTCCCCATTCCCCAATTCtccgagagctcaggtactttcgagattaatatgtttaatccgaCGTTTTCTGGAGAATATGGTTCTAACTTGGGTTCGGTCTCTCCTGACTTAGTCCCCGTTGAGGCGACCCCGGGAGGTGATGACCAAGATGTTGAAGAAGAGGTTCCTGCCCAGGAGGATGATCCTATCGAGGAGGATAAGGATGGTGAAGCTGATCCTGGATCCAAGGAAGGTTAA